Part of the Kitasatospora sp. NBC_00374 genome is shown below.
GAGCGCGGCGCCGCCCCCGCGATCGAGCAGGCCGGCCTGCCGTACGTCACCGCGTACACCCTGGACGACCTCGACCTGGGCTGAGCCCGGGCCCGGTCCGCTTCACCCGTCCGTCCCAACGGCCGGTGTTTCACGTGAAACAACGTGCGGCACCGGCCGTCGGTGTACCCGGCCCGTCGACCGATGGATCGCGGACCATGCCAGAACGGGACAAACCGGTCGGCCGGTGCGATTCTCGGCCCATGACGACGCTCCCCTTCGAGGACACCGAAGACTTCTCCGACGCCGAGCGCGGGCTCGTCGACACCCTCTCCCCCGCGGTCGTCACCGCCGCCGACGGCCGGGTGGTCTGGGACAACGACGCCTACGCGTTCCTCGATCGGGACTGCCCCGCGACCGCCCACCCCAGCCTGTGGCGCCAGGGGCAGCTGGCGGCCAAGCAGGGCCTGTTCGAGGTCACCGAGGGGATCTACCAGGTCCGCGGGCTCGACCTCTCCAACATGACCCTGGTCGAGGGCGACCGCGGCGTGATCGTCATCGACCCGCTGATCTCCGCCGAGACGGCCGCCGCCGCGCTCGCGCTCTACCGCCGCAACCGCGGCGACCGGCCGGTCACCGGCCTGATCTACACCCACTCGCACGGCGACCACTTCGGCGGTGCCCGCGGCGTCCTGCCGCACGGCCACGAGCCGGTTCCGGTCCTCGCACCGGCCGGGTTCCTGGAGCACGCCGTCAGCGAGAACATCTACGCCGGCACCGCGATGGCCCGGCGCGCGGTCTACATGTACGGCGCCCAGCTGCCGAAGGCGCCGGACGGCCAGATCGGCTGCGGCCTCGGCATGACCACCTCCACCGGCACCATCACCCTCGTCCCGCCCACCGTGGACATCACCCGCACCGGGCAGGAAGAGGTGCTCGACGGGGTGCGGATCGTCTTCCAGCTCACCCCCGGCACCGAGGCCCCGGCGGAGATGAACTTCCACTTCCCGCAGCACCGGGCCCTGTGCCTGGCCGAGAACGCCACCCACAACATGCACAACGTGCTCACCCTGCGCGGCGCGGTGGTCCGCGACGCGCGGGTGTGGGCGCACTACCTCGACGAGGCGCTCCAGCTGTTCGGCGCCTCCTCCGACGTCTCCTTCGCCTCGCACCACTGGCCGACCTGGGGCGCCGAGAAGATCGCCGGCCACCTCACCCGGCAGCGCGACCTCTACGCCTACCTGCACGACCAGAGCCTGCGGCTGCTCAACCGGGGCCTCACCGGCCCGGAGATCGCCGAGGAGATCAAGCTGCCGCCGGCGCTGGAGCGCTCCTGGGCCCTGCGCGGCTACTACGGCTCGCTCAGCCACAACGTCAAGGCGGTCTACCAGCGCTACATGGGCTGGTACGACGGCAACCCGGCCAATCTCTGGCCGCACCCGCCGGTGGCCCAGGCGAAGCGGTACGTGGACGTGCTCGGCGGCATCGAGGCGACCGTCGCCAAGGCCCAGGGGTACGCGGACACCGGCGACCTGCGGTTCGCCGCGACCCTGCTCGACCACGCGGTCTTCGCCGAACCCGGCCACCGCCCCGCCCGGGACGCCCTGGCGGCCGTCTACGACCGGCTCGGCCACGGCGCCGAGAACGGCACCTGGCGCAACTTCTACCTGACCGCCGCCATGGAGCTGCGCGGGACGCTCGCCACCGTCGACCTCGACCCCGCCAACCCGGAGATGGCGGCGGCCCTCACCGTCGACCAGCTGATCGACTCGATCGCGATCCGGGTGGACGGTCCGCGGGCCTGGGACGCCGCACTCACCATCGACCTGCGGGTCACCGACCAGCGGCGCGACTGGCGGCTGACCCTCTCCAACGGCGCGCTGACCCACCGCAGCGCCCCCGCCGGGCGGCCGCTCGGCGACGGTCCCGCCGCCCTCACGCTCACCCTCACCCGACCTCAGCTGCTCGCCCTGCTCGCGGGCGCCGAACCGGACGGCGTCGAACACAGCGGCGACCCCAGCGCGCTGGCCACCCTGATCTCCTACCTGGACACCCCGGAGACCGACTTCCCGATCGTCACGCCCTGACTCCCGCCGCGGGTCCCGGCCCGGGCCCACGGTGTCCGGACCGGGACGCACGGGCCGGCGCCGCACGGGCGGACGACGGAGCCCCGGACACCCGCCGTGGGGTGTCCGGGGCTCCGTGTCGTGTCTCAGCCCTTGCGGTGGCGACCGCCGGCCACCGAGTGCTGCTGCTCCTCGTCGAACTCGACGGCCGCGCCGTTCCTCTTCTTCTTCCGCTCCCGCAGCACCTCGAAGATGATCGGCGAGATCGAGACCAGGATGATCAGCGCCATCGCCGGGATCAGGTACTTGTCGATCACCGGGGCCAGCGAGTCACCGGTGAAGTAGCCGATCAGCAGCATGGACTCGGTCCACAGCACACCACCGACCACGTTCCAGACGAAGAAGGTCTTCGCGGGCATCTCCAGGGTGCCGGCCACCGGGTTCAGGAAGGTGCGGACGACCGGGATGAAGCGCGCGATCACCACGGCCTTGGCCGGGCCGAACTTCTCGAAGTACTCCTCGGCCTTCACCACGAAGTCGCGCCGGAAGATCTTGGACTCCGGCTTGTCGAAGAGCTTCGGACCGAACCTCGCCCCGAGGAAGTGGCCGAGCTGTGCCCCGGCGACGGCGCAGATCGGGGCACCGATCAGCAGCACCGCGATCGGCAGCCGGGCCCCCTCCCCGAGCACCGAGGAGGCAGCGCCGGAGGCGGCCACACCGGCCAGGATCAGCAGGGAGTCACCGGGGAAGAAGAACCCGACCAGCAGGCCGGTCTCGGCGAAGATGATCGCGAGCAGTCCGATGGCGCCGAGAGACGAGATCAGCGACTTCGCATCGAGCACATTGACGGCGAGCTGGTTGAAGGTGTCCACGCGCGCAGGATAGCGCCCCCGGATTACCGGGGTCTTCCACGTGCCCGTCCGCCCCGGACCGTCGGGGCCTGCGGACATCCCCCGTCCCAAGTGGCGGGCCGCCGGGTGTCCCGAGGGCGGAGTCTGGGAAGATGACACTGGTGTCCGGTCCGCGGTCGTGGACCACCCTCTCCTCGTACCGCATGGACATCGTCGATCCTGGTACCACCAAGCCGTACCGCTGAGTCGCGTCGGCCCGGTGCCACACGTCGTACCACTGGCGTATTGAGCATCGGACAGCGTCGTCCGATCGCCCCACACCGACAGGAGCGGATTCGCATGCCCATCGCAACTCCCGAGGTCTACAACGAGATGCTCGACCGGGCCAAGGCGGGCAAGTTCGCCTACCCGGCCATCAACGTCACCTCGTCGCAGACGCTGCACGCCGCACTGCGCGGCTTCGCCGAGGCCGAGAGCGACGGCATCATCCAGATCTCCACGGGTGGCGCGGAGTTCCTGGGTGGCCAGCACAGCAAGGACATGGTGACCGGCGCCGTCGCGCTCGCCGAGTTCGCGCACATCGTGGCCGCCAAGTACGACGTCACCGTGGCTCTGCACACCGACCACTGCCCGAAGGACAAGCTGGACGGCTACGTCCGCCCGCTGCTGGCGATCTCCGCCGAGCGCGTCGCCCAGGGCCGGAACCCGCTGTTCCAGTCGCACATGTGGGACGGCTCCGCCGAGACCCTGGCCGACAACCTCGCCATCGGCAAGGAGCTGCTGGCCCAGGCCGTCGCCGCCAAGATCATCCTTGAGGTCGAGATCACCCCGACCGGCGGCGAGGAGGACGGGGTCTCGCACGAGATCAACGACGAGCTGTACACCACCGTCAACGACGCCGTCCGCACCGCCGAGGCCCTCGGCCTGGGCGAGCAGGGCCGCTACCTGCTGGCCGCGTCCTTCGGCAACGTGCACGGCGTCTACAAGCCGGGCAACGTCGTGCTGAAGCCGGAGCTGCTGCGCGAGCTGCAGGACGCGATCGGCAAGCAGTACGGCAAGACCGACCCGTTCGACTTCGTCTTCCACGGCGGCTCGGGCTCCACCGCCGAGGAGATCGCCACCGCGCTGGAGAACGGCGTCGTGAAGATGAACCTCGACACCGACACCCAGTACGCCTTCACCCGCCCCGTCGTGGACCACATGTTCCGCAACTACGACGGTGTGCTGAAGGTCGACGGCGAGGTCGGCAAGAAGAACACCTACGACCCCCGCACCTGGGGCAAGCTCGCCGAGGCCGGCATGGCCGCGCGCGTGCTCGAGGCCGCCCAGCAGCTGCGCTCCGCGGGCAACCGCATCAAGTAGGGCCGCTCGTCCGGTGCCCCCGTGCGGTCCGCCGCCCGGGGGCACCGGTATGTCCACTCCCTGGCCGGACAGTGGTTGACTGGGCCCATGAGCATTCACGAGAACCTGCTCGGCGGACCGCCGCCGACCCACCTGCCGGCCGAGACCGGCCCGCTGGAGCTGCTGGCCTCGGGTGCCACACCCGCCGAGGTCGCGGCCAAGTTCCCGACCTCCTCGCTCGCCTGGGCCCAGCTCGCCGACGACGCCTTCGTGGCCGGCCGGACCGTCGAGTCCTACGCCTACGCCCGTACCGGTTACCACCGCGGCCTGGACGCGCTGCGCCGGGCCGGCTGGAAGGGCCACGGCCCGGTGCCGTGGGAGCACGAGCCGAACCGCGGCTTCCTGCGCGCCCTGCACGCCCTGGCCCGCGCGGCCGGCGCGATCGAGGAGAAGGACGAGTTCGAGCGCTGCACGCAGTTCCTGCGCGACTCCTCGCCGACCGCCGCCGACACCCTCGGCTGACCGGCCGACACCACGTCGTCCGCCGCCCGGGTCCGCCCGGGCGGCGGACGTCCGTCTTTCCGGGGGCCGGCCGCCGCGGCCGCGCCCACCCGCGGAGATCAGTCGCGCCGGCCCGCGATCAGGCGGTCGGTGAAGGTGGC
Proteins encoded:
- a CDS encoding alkyl/aryl-sulfatase codes for the protein MTTLPFEDTEDFSDAERGLVDTLSPAVVTAADGRVVWDNDAYAFLDRDCPATAHPSLWRQGQLAAKQGLFEVTEGIYQVRGLDLSNMTLVEGDRGVIVIDPLISAETAAAALALYRRNRGDRPVTGLIYTHSHGDHFGGARGVLPHGHEPVPVLAPAGFLEHAVSENIYAGTAMARRAVYMYGAQLPKAPDGQIGCGLGMTTSTGTITLVPPTVDITRTGQEEVLDGVRIVFQLTPGTEAPAEMNFHFPQHRALCLAENATHNMHNVLTLRGAVVRDARVWAHYLDEALQLFGASSDVSFASHHWPTWGAEKIAGHLTRQRDLYAYLHDQSLRLLNRGLTGPEIAEEIKLPPALERSWALRGYYGSLSHNVKAVYQRYMGWYDGNPANLWPHPPVAQAKRYVDVLGGIEATVAKAQGYADTGDLRFAATLLDHAVFAEPGHRPARDALAAVYDRLGHGAENGTWRNFYLTAAMELRGTLATVDLDPANPEMAAALTVDQLIDSIAIRVDGPRAWDAALTIDLRVTDQRRDWRLTLSNGALTHRSAPAGRPLGDGPAALTLTLTRPQLLALLAGAEPDGVEHSGDPSALATLISYLDTPETDFPIVTP
- a CDS encoding DedA family protein; protein product: MDTFNQLAVNVLDAKSLISSLGAIGLLAIIFAETGLLVGFFFPGDSLLILAGVAASGAASSVLGEGARLPIAVLLIGAPICAVAGAQLGHFLGARFGPKLFDKPESKIFRRDFVVKAEEYFEKFGPAKAVVIARFIPVVRTFLNPVAGTLEMPAKTFFVWNVVGGVLWTESMLLIGYFTGDSLAPVIDKYLIPAMALIILVSISPIIFEVLRERKKKRNGAAVEFDEEQQHSVAGGRHRKG
- the fbaA gene encoding class II fructose-bisphosphate aldolase, translated to MPIATPEVYNEMLDRAKAGKFAYPAINVTSSQTLHAALRGFAEAESDGIIQISTGGAEFLGGQHSKDMVTGAVALAEFAHIVAAKYDVTVALHTDHCPKDKLDGYVRPLLAISAERVAQGRNPLFQSHMWDGSAETLADNLAIGKELLAQAVAAKIILEVEITPTGGEEDGVSHEINDELYTTVNDAVRTAEALGLGEQGRYLLAASFGNVHGVYKPGNVVLKPELLRELQDAIGKQYGKTDPFDFVFHGGSGSTAEEIATALENGVVKMNLDTDTQYAFTRPVVDHMFRNYDGVLKVDGEVGKKNTYDPRTWGKLAEAGMAARVLEAAQQLRSAGNRIK
- a CDS encoding DUF3151 domain-containing protein, which gives rise to MSIHENLLGGPPPTHLPAETGPLELLASGATPAEVAAKFPTSSLAWAQLADDAFVAGRTVESYAYARTGYHRGLDALRRAGWKGHGPVPWEHEPNRGFLRALHALARAAGAIEEKDEFERCTQFLRDSSPTAADTLG